In Prevotella sp. oral taxon 475, one DNA window encodes the following:
- a CDS encoding DUF4827 domain-containing protein, translated as MKKLFHALLLSTGLLAVASCNDSQSYADQVKQERSAINAYIAKHQIKVISEAQFLANGEKTDTTEREFVLFESSGVYMQIINKGCGKKIEKGEKADVLCRFSEWNLLKDTLQLSSFDPRFSGWVDKMSVTNTSGTFTATFSGTSGLMYRAYQRTSGTSVPSGWLTPLRYIKVGRPATEKDTLAHVRLIVPHDRGHGAASSSVTPYLYEITYQRR; from the coding sequence ATGAAAAAACTATTCCATGCCCTCCTCCTCTCTACAGGTCTTCTGGCCGTCGCCTCGTGTAACGATTCGCAGTCGTATGCCGATCAGGTGAAGCAAGAGCGCAGTGCGATCAATGCCTATATCGCCAAACATCAAATCAAGGTCATCAGCGAAGCTCAATTCCTGGCCAACGGCGAAAAGACCGACACGACCGAGAGAGAATTCGTGCTCTTCGAAAGTTCGGGCGTGTATATGCAAATCATCAACAAAGGCTGCGGCAAAAAGATTGAGAAAGGCGAGAAAGCCGACGTGCTGTGCCGCTTCTCGGAGTGGAATCTACTGAAAGATACGCTCCAGCTCTCGAGCTTCGATCCGCGATTTTCGGGATGGGTGGACAAGATGTCGGTGACGAACACGTCGGGCACCTTTACGGCTACGTTTTCGGGTACCTCCGGTCTGATGTACCGGGCCTATCAGCGCACGAGCGGCACATCGGTTCCCTCGGGTTGGCTCACGCCGCTGAGGTATATCAAAGTGGGACGGCCGGCTACGGAGAAAGACACGCTGGCACACGTCCGCCTGATCGTTCCACACGACCGCGGCCACGGAGCCGCCAGCTCCAGCGTCACGCCCTATCTCTACGAAATCACTTACCAAAGAAGATAA
- a CDS encoding bifunctional oligoribonuclease/PAP phosphatase NrnA — MQQLEILSDTAQNTLCQLIETAQHIVVCCHKSPDGDAIGSSLAWADFLKSRGKEVQTVIPDAFPDFLKWLPGTERLLRYDKQRERAEEAFAKADLVFCLDFNAAGRVDEMQTPLEASPARRVMIDHHLNPTLAAELAVSMPQMSSTSEMIFRIVWQLGGFEAMTRQAAIAIYCGMMTDTGGFTYNSTRPEIYTIIGHLLTKGFDKDKIYRNVYHNYSSWAIRFRGYIMSQKLNVIADFNASYFCITRQDMRRFHFNKGDAEGLVNEPLRIRGQRLVISLREDTDKDRLILVSLRSVDDFPCNEMAERFFNGGGHRNASGGKLFCTIDEAETVVRDAILAFADRLKKPAAESIEKNV, encoded by the coding sequence ATGCAACAATTAGAAATACTTTCGGATACCGCGCAAAATACGCTATGCCAATTGATCGAAACTGCACAGCACATCGTTGTCTGCTGCCATAAATCGCCCGACGGAGACGCTATCGGTTCGTCGCTGGCCTGGGCAGACTTTCTCAAGAGCCGGGGCAAAGAGGTGCAGACCGTGATTCCCGACGCCTTTCCCGACTTCCTGAAATGGTTGCCGGGCACAGAACGACTCCTGCGCTATGACAAACAACGGGAGAGAGCCGAAGAGGCTTTTGCCAAGGCCGACCTGGTGTTCTGCCTTGACTTCAATGCCGCCGGCAGGGTGGACGAGATGCAAACGCCACTCGAGGCTTCGCCGGCTCGGCGTGTGATGATCGATCACCATCTCAATCCTACGTTGGCTGCTGAGCTCGCCGTCTCGATGCCGCAAATGAGCAGCACGAGCGAGATGATTTTCAGAATCGTATGGCAACTGGGCGGGTTTGAGGCAATGACCCGGCAGGCTGCCATCGCGATTTATTGCGGGATGATGACCGACACGGGCGGATTCACCTACAATTCTACGCGGCCCGAAATCTATACCATCATCGGACATCTGCTCACGAAGGGTTTCGATAAGGATAAGATTTACCGTAACGTCTACCATAATTATAGCTCGTGGGCCATCCGTTTCCGAGGCTACATCATGAGTCAGAAGCTGAACGTCATCGCCGACTTCAATGCCTCCTACTTCTGCATCACTCGGCAGGACATGCGGCGGTTCCACTTCAACAAAGGCGACGCCGAGGGACTGGTGAACGAACCGTTGCGCATCCGCGGACAACGGCTCGTCATCTCGTTGCGTGAGGATACGGATAAGGATAGGCTCATCTTAGTGAGTTTGCGTTCGGTGGACGATTTCCCTTGCAACGAGATGGCCGAACGCTTTTTCAACGGCGGCGGACATCGCAATGCCAGCGGTGGAAAGCTCTTCTGCACCATCGACGAGGCCGAGACGGTGGTGCGCGACGCGATCCTCGCCTTCGCCGACAGATTGAAGAAGCCTGCGGCAGAATCAATCGAAAAAAATGTATAA
- a CDS encoding PD-(D/E)XK nuclease family protein, whose translation MNLSFLEAVATDLLANHGNNLARLVVVFPNKRASLFLNEHLARKSQGPLWSPTYKTIRQLFCENSSRAVADDIKLVADLHRVYCQCTGSTETLDRFYGWGQLMLSDFDDVDKNRASADEVFRNVTHLHELDDTSYLTDEQRQVLQRFFSHFSPENDTELKRRFLCLWQHLGEIYHRYNAFLQTQGLAYEGALYREVAEGELDGLDADGYIFVGFNLLQGVERLLFQRLAQEGRAWFYWDFDRHYIQNTACEAGHYIRQHLEVFPNELDTHDDALYNNLRGEKHIRFISASTETLQARYVGEWLKTDGYIQAGRRTAVVLCDEDLLQTVVYSLPPEVENVNITTGFPLAQSPVHAFVVALIALQTAGRVDGTDQYRLHYIHPVLRHPYARLVSEESSALLARLEENHIYYPERDELICDEQLSLLFQDVEQGADGRNGFHVRLLQWLLEVLRLVGHGAQQGDDPLLKEAVFRMYTLLNRLTDLVAGGDLDVDLSTLQRLLMQLVQSSSIPFHGEPVVGVQIMGVLETRNLDFDNLLILSCNEGNMPRGVNDASFIPYALRKAHGLTTVDHKVAIYSYYFHRLLQRARNITILYNHSTEDGHTGEMSRFMLQWMVESGHHIERLALQAGQTPSRMQPQAVEKNANVMSALLHLQQLSPTALNRYLRCPVQFFYNTVAGIKEADAETEEIDNRTFGNIFHRCSQWIYEELMDASQLVTAEGIARLLEDQWTLQRIVDRAFNEELFKVADHRTRPPYNGLQLINRSVIISYLHQLLEIDRRLAPFKILGLERRVEASIEVQAGHQRHRMVIGGVVDRIDEVQHEGGCAIRVVDYKTGRVPTQRVGDLEAIFSTQNISARHTDYYLQAFLYSTIVRSSPEWNINRLPVSPALLFIQHASRDDYDPVLSLGKERVEDVEVYRSEFWERLHTLLNEIFNPRIPFTPTPDRRRCEHCSYRPLCER comes from the coding sequence ATGAATCTATCCTTTTTAGAAGCTGTTGCCACCGATTTGCTGGCCAATCATGGCAACAACCTGGCACGCCTCGTGGTGGTGTTTCCCAACAAACGCGCCTCGCTCTTTCTCAACGAGCATCTGGCCCGCAAGAGTCAGGGCCCGCTGTGGAGTCCTACCTACAAGACCATCCGGCAGCTTTTTTGCGAGAATAGTAGCAGAGCTGTGGCCGATGACATCAAGCTCGTGGCCGACCTTCATCGGGTCTACTGTCAATGCACGGGATCTACCGAGACGCTCGACCGCTTTTATGGATGGGGACAGCTGATGCTGTCCGATTTTGATGATGTGGATAAAAACAGGGCCTCTGCCGACGAGGTGTTCCGCAACGTGACCCATCTGCACGAACTCGACGACACGTCTTATCTCACCGATGAACAGCGGCAGGTGTTGCAGCGATTTTTTAGCCATTTCTCACCCGAGAACGATACCGAACTCAAGCGTCGTTTTCTTTGTCTATGGCAACATCTTGGCGAAATCTATCATCGGTACAATGCGTTTTTGCAGACGCAGGGGCTGGCCTATGAGGGGGCTCTTTACCGCGAGGTGGCTGAAGGCGAACTCGATGGGCTTGATGCCGACGGCTATATCTTTGTGGGCTTCAATCTGCTGCAAGGCGTGGAACGGCTCCTCTTTCAACGACTGGCACAGGAGGGGAGGGCTTGGTTCTACTGGGACTTCGACCGACATTATATACAAAACACCGCCTGTGAGGCTGGACATTACATCCGACAACATCTCGAGGTTTTCCCTAATGAGCTGGATACGCACGATGATGCTCTCTACAACAATCTGCGAGGCGAGAAGCACATCCGTTTCATCTCTGCCTCTACCGAGACGCTTCAGGCTCGTTACGTGGGCGAATGGCTCAAAACCGATGGCTACATCCAGGCTGGAAGACGCACGGCTGTGGTGCTTTGCGACGAGGATTTGCTGCAAACGGTGGTCTATAGTCTGCCACCCGAGGTGGAGAATGTCAACATCACGACGGGTTTCCCCCTGGCACAGTCGCCCGTGCATGCCTTCGTCGTCGCGCTTATCGCCTTGCAAACTGCCGGACGTGTGGACGGGACCGATCAGTATCGCCTTCACTACATCCATCCGGTTCTGCGCCATCCCTACGCCCGACTCGTGAGCGAGGAGAGCTCTGCCTTGCTCGCCCGACTGGAGGAGAATCATATCTATTATCCCGAACGTGATGAACTGATCTGCGACGAGCAGCTCTCGCTGCTCTTCCAAGATGTCGAGCAGGGCGCAGACGGGAGGAATGGCTTTCATGTCCGATTGCTTCAATGGCTTCTGGAGGTGCTGCGGCTCGTGGGGCACGGAGCGCAGCAGGGCGATGATCCGCTGCTCAAAGAGGCGGTGTTCAGAATGTATACGTTGCTGAACCGACTGACTGACTTGGTGGCTGGGGGCGATCTGGACGTAGACCTCAGTACGCTCCAACGACTTCTCATGCAATTGGTTCAGAGCTCTTCTATTCCTTTCCACGGCGAACCGGTGGTGGGCGTTCAGATAATGGGCGTGCTGGAAACGCGTAATCTTGATTTCGACAACCTTCTCATCCTCTCCTGCAACGAGGGGAATATGCCGCGCGGCGTGAACGATGCTTCGTTCATTCCCTATGCTCTCCGTAAGGCGCATGGCCTTACTACCGTAGATCATAAGGTGGCGATCTATTCCTATTATTTTCACCGCCTCTTGCAACGTGCCCGTAACATTACCATTCTCTACAACCATTCTACCGAAGACGGACATACGGGCGAAATGAGCCGGTTCATGCTTCAATGGATGGTGGAGAGCGGACACCATATCGAGCGACTGGCTTTGCAGGCGGGGCAGACTCCGAGTAGGATGCAGCCGCAGGCCGTGGAGAAAAATGCCAATGTGATGAGCGCGCTCTTGCATCTGCAACAACTCTCGCCCACGGCTCTGAATCGATACCTGCGCTGTCCGGTTCAATTCTTCTACAACACGGTGGCCGGCATCAAAGAAGCTGATGCCGAGACGGAGGAGATAGACAATCGTACGTTCGGCAACATCTTTCACCGCTGTTCGCAATGGATCTATGAGGAATTAATGGATGCTTCGCAGCTGGTGACAGCTGAAGGCATCGCACGACTCTTGGAGGATCAATGGACCCTGCAACGCATCGTGGACAGAGCTTTCAATGAGGAGCTGTTCAAGGTGGCCGATCACCGCACACGCCCTCCTTATAACGGGTTGCAACTGATCAATCGTAGCGTGATCATCAGTTATCTGCATCAGTTGCTGGAAATCGATCGGCGGCTCGCTCCCTTTAAAATTCTGGGTCTGGAACGCCGTGTGGAAGCTTCTATCGAGGTGCAAGCCGGCCACCAACGGCATCGGATGGTAATAGGCGGAGTGGTAGACCGGATCGACGAGGTGCAGCACGAGGGAGGCTGCGCGATTCGTGTGGTAGACTATAAAACGGGACGGGTGCCTACGCAGCGCGTTGGTGATTTGGAGGCGATATTCTCTACACAAAATATTTCGGCTCGACATACTGATTATTATTTGCAGGCTTTTCTCTATTCGACCATCGTTCGCTCATCGCCTGAATGGAATATCAACCGTCTGCCTGTCAGTCCCGCCCTGCTTTTCATTCAACACGCCTCGCGCGACGACTACGATCCCGTGCTTTCGCTCGGTAAAGAACGAGTGGAGGATGTCGAAGTCTATCGAAGCGAATTCTGGGAACGTCTGCATACTCTGCTCAACGAGATTTTCAATCCCCGCATACCTTTCACTCCCACTCCCGACCGTCGCCGTTGCGAACATTGCTCCTATCGACCATTGTGCGAACGATAA